The window CTTCTTCCACGGATTCCAATACGTCGATTGGCAGTTCGACGGCAGCGACCTCGTGGCCGTATGCCGCATGGCCTGCCCCGAACGCCGCGGCTTGCCCTACCGCCAGCACGACGCCAATATCCTGAGCTTCCTGCGCATCGCCGACTTCCGAAACCTCTGACCGCCATGCGCCGAATCCGACTGCTCGCTCCGCTGCTCCTGCTTCTCTGCACGGGAAAGCCGCAACCCCTTGCGGCCTCCCCGCGCGGGGAGGGGATCATCGAAGTCCGGGGACGGTTGATCGACATCCGTCAGGCGCAGCCCGGCGCGGAGGTCTTTCCCCAATACAAGCGCAACCGCTTCGGCAAAAGCCTCCCCGCACGGCTCGAAGGAATGACCTATGCCGTCAGCCTGCGGGAGTTCCGGGGCCCCGAAGCGGTGCGGGCGTCAAAGCCCTGCGACCTGCTGCTGGCGCTCTCCGGCGCCCGGCCCGACACGACGCAATGGCTCCCCACGGGCGAGGGATTTTTCGTCGATAAAACCCGCTACCGGCTCTACCGGCGGAGTTACGACACCCCCGGCCGCTGGCTGGAACTCCCGTCGCAGCAGGAGGGGCCCTCCTGCATGCTCTTCGCCGAAAACCTCCGCGTGGCCGGTACGGCGCCCGTTCCCGGGGTGGTCATCGCACAGGTCCGGGAGCTGCGCCGCACGCACATCACCAATCCCAATCTGCTGATCCTCCCCGACGGCAGTTATCTGGCGGCGTGCAGCGGCGCGAACCTCCAGCGGAACGTCGATTTCTACCGCTCGACGAACCGGGGTGCGACCTGGAAACACTGGTCGCGGGGACGCTATCCGATCAATTTCTACACGGTGTTCCTCCATCAGGGTGCGCTATACATGATGGGAACGGCCACGCCTCAGGGCGACATCATCATCTGCCGCTCGGACGATATGGGCCGCACGTGGAGTTTCCCCGACGAAACATGCTCCGACGAAGGCATCCTCCTGCGCGGCAAATACCACTCGGCACCCGTTCCGGTCGTCGTCCACGGAGGGCGCATCTGGCGTGCCATGGAAACCAATACGCCGGGCGAGAAACGCCGGGCGTTCGTCATGTCGGCACCCGTCGATGCCGATCTGATGCAGGCGTCGAGCTGGAGCCGCTCCGAACAGCTCGACTACGACCCCGCGTGGATAGACGGGAACAGGTTCCGCCAGTGGATCGAGGGCAACATCGTCGTCGCCCCCGATCAATCGCTGGTCAATGTCCTGCGGGTGGACGAGCACACCTGCGGCCACTCGGCGGCCATCGTCCGCGTGTTAAGCCCCGAACGGCTCGCGTTCGATCCCCGCAGGGACATCGTCGAAATGCCGGGCGGCGGCAAGAAGTTCACCATCCGCTACGATTCGCTGTCGCAGCGCTACTGGTCGCTCACCTCCGTCGTCTGCGAAGAGTTCCGGGGCCTCGCCCACGGGGGCATCTACGCCAACGGCATCCATTGCGGACTGATCCGCAACACCCTGGCGCTCATCAGTTCGGAGGACCTCCGCCGCTGGGATGTCGAACGCATCGTCATCCGAAGCGACAACCCCTTTTTCGACGGTTTCCAATACATCGACTGGCAGTTCGACGGCGACGACCTGATCGCCGTCATCCGGCTGGCCATGGAGGAGCCCCGCGGCCTTCCGAACCGCCAGCACGACGCCAATTTCCTCGTATTCAAACGCATCGAACGGTTCCGGGAACCCGGAGCGGCCGCCCCCGACAACGTCCGAACCTTGCACAAACCTTAAAAACAAACAGATACCATGAAACACAGCATCCGAAAAGCGCTTCTCCTCGCGGGATTCTGCCTGCTGGGCGCCCTCTCCGCGGCGGCGCAACCGTTCCTCCGGCTGCCGGCCATCATCGGCGACCATATGGTCCTTCAGGAAAAAACCACCGTCAGGCTGCACGGCTGGGCCGATCCCAACGCCACGCTGACGGTCACCCCTTCGTGGGGCGAAGCCGTGACGGTCAAAGTGGGATACGACACGGCCTGGAGCGTCGAACTGACCACCCCCGCCGCCTCGGCGGAACCCCGTTCGATCACCTTCGCCACCAATAAAAAGGCGGTCCGGAAAGTCGATGACATCCTCATCGGCCAGGTATGGCTTTGCAGCGGACAGTCGAACATGAACTGGAGCGCAGCCAACGGCATCGTGGACATGAAGAAAGAGCTCGAAAGCCCGATGAATCCCCGAATACGCCTCTTCACCGTCACGAAGAACAGCACCCCGTATCCGCAGGACGACTGCGAAGGCCGCTGGCAGGTGTGCACCCCCAAAAGCGCCCTCTATTTCAGCGCCGTGGGTTATTTCTTCGGCAAACGCCTCGCCGATGAACTCCAGCAGCCCGTCGGACTGGTCAACTCGTCGTGGGGCGGAACTCCCGTCGAGGTCTGGACCCCCGCCAACGTCATGGGCAAAAACGCACAGATGGTCGCCTCGTGGAAAGAGCAGCCGAAAAGCAAACTCTGGCAGATCGGCTCGCTCTACAACGCCATGATCCACCCGCTGCGTCACACGACCTTCGCCGGAGCCATCTGGTATCAGGGCGAATCCAACAAGACGAACGCCGCACTCTACGGCGATGAATTCACGATGATGATCGAGTCGTGGCGCAAGGTATTCGGCCGGACGCTGCCCTTCTATTTCGTGCAGATAGCCCCCCACGCCCGCGCCGAGGGCGGCACTTCCGGCGCCGTGGTCCGCGAACAGCAGGCCCGCGTCGCCGCGACGGTTCCATCGACGGGCATGGCGGTCATCTCCGATCTGGTGGACGACGTGACGAACATCCATCCCCGCTACAAACAAGGCGTCGGCGACCGGCTGGCCGGCTTCGCCCTCGCCGAAGTCTACGGCAAGAGCGGCCGGAAAT of the Alistipes senegalensis JC50 genome contains:
- a CDS encoding sialate O-acetylesterase encodes the protein MKHSIRKALLLAGFCLLGALSAAAQPFLRLPAIIGDHMVLQEKTTVRLHGWADPNATLTVTPSWGEAVTVKVGYDTAWSVELTTPAASAEPRSITFATNKKAVRKVDDILIGQVWLCSGQSNMNWSAANGIVDMKKELESPMNPRIRLFTVTKNSTPYPQDDCEGRWQVCTPKSALYFSAVGYFFGKRLADELQQPVGLVNSSWGGTPVEVWTPANVMGKNAQMVASWKEQPKSKLWQIGSLYNAMIHPLRHTTFAGAIWYQGESNKTNAALYGDEFTMMIESWRKVFGRTLPFYFVQIAPHARAEGGTSGAVVREQQARVAATVPSTGMAVISDLVDDVTNIHPRYKQGVGDRLAGFALAEVYGKSGRKYKSPTFRQAEFRKSQVYVSFDNAEGGIVCKDDAIRGLEVCDASMKFVPAQGIIDDKNNRLVVWSKQVARPTAVRYCFSDGAIGNLFDTAGLPVAPFRSDADDKAAPARQPAESLSGAAVTASGKGFAVGSFRLGEKFFTNRIYPLTKLPERFAGYEMLIHDAGLGEQMLTCKVTAREKCRIYIAVRRNSHTADVLNGWKPERDDEIRYTTHDKSKPGILGIYYRDVKAGESVTLPRTKDFAGVTLLAPKIVYTK
- a CDS encoding sialidase family protein, with the translated sequence MRRIRLLAPLLLLLCTGKPQPLAASPRGEGIIEVRGRLIDIRQAQPGAEVFPQYKRNRFGKSLPARLEGMTYAVSLREFRGPEAVRASKPCDLLLALSGARPDTTQWLPTGEGFFVDKTRYRLYRRSYDTPGRWLELPSQQEGPSCMLFAENLRVAGTAPVPGVVIAQVRELRRTHITNPNLLILPDGSYLAACSGANLQRNVDFYRSTNRGATWKHWSRGRYPINFYTVFLHQGALYMMGTATPQGDIIICRSDDMGRTWSFPDETCSDEGILLRGKYHSAPVPVVVHGGRIWRAMETNTPGEKRRAFVMSAPVDADLMQASSWSRSEQLDYDPAWIDGNRFRQWIEGNIVVAPDQSLVNVLRVDEHTCGHSAAIVRVLSPERLAFDPRRDIVEMPGGGKKFTIRYDSLSQRYWSLTSVVCEEFRGLAHGGIYANGIHCGLIRNTLALISSEDLRRWDVERIVIRSDNPFFDGFQYIDWQFDGDDLIAVIRLAMEEPRGLPNRQHDANFLVFKRIERFREPGAAAPDNVRTLHKP